A genomic window from Panthera tigris isolate Pti1 chromosome B4, P.tigris_Pti1_mat1.1, whole genome shotgun sequence includes:
- the LOC122240308 gene encoding cationic amino acid transporter 3-like, producing MLRQTFHRFGQKLVHRPTLGEPVAEDDPERRLSTLDLVTLGVGRTLGVGVYALACEVVSNQAGPSFVICVLIAGLSSMLAALFYVEFTARVPHSGSAYLYSHVTIGELWAFITGWNLILSLAANAVIYFYVLFLAFESLRVTLQEIILAHVSHYIREDHVSFIFMFVLWFLKDFWYGSTSSIAKVVMLVKILVLSFVIIVGFVKGDLHNWKLTEEDYVKAGLNDTSSLGPLGSGGFVPFGFEGILRGAATCFYAFIGFEEIVTRVEKVQNPQHSIPRSIVISLLILFVLYFGVSLAVTLMVPYYQLQPGSTLPEAFFLIGWAPAYYVVAFGFFFSFFGNAFRFIYLTYDLLYDMAVDGLLFPVLTKILSWKYFYRMIYLIFIIIAVIMARFFGLNDVVDLMFIGSMISYSMVAICVLIIRYQPEVKKGGSEAEVQEENGPVAERLTLQRLLFPGSPTPTPLSGRVVCVCSSLLALLLTLLCLVLAQWPVLLSGDPVWISVIVLLLVLIIGITGVIWRQPQSPSPLHFKVPALPLLPVLSIFMNVYLMMQVSAATWARFGVWMLIGFALYFSYAIQESVASNRTYARAKTVNSELCSSST from the coding sequence ATGCTGCGTCAGACATTTCATAGATTTGGTCAAAAACTGGTACACAGACCTACGCTGGGGGAACCAGTGGCTGAGGATGACCCAGAGAGAAGACTGAGCACTCTGGATTTAGTGACCCTGGGTGTGGGCCGCACACTAGGTGTAGGTGTGTATGCCCTGGCTTGTGAGGTGGTCAGCAATCAAGCAGGACCATCCTTTGTGATTTGTGTTTTGATTGCTGGCCTATCTTCAATGTTGGCTGCGCTGTTCTATGTAGAGTTTACTGCCCGGGTTCCCCATTCTGGCTCTGCATATCTCTACAGCCATGTCACTATAGGTGAGCTTTGGGCTTTCATCACTGGCTGGAATCTCATCCTCTCCCTTGCTGCTAATGCAgtcatttatttctatgtattattcTTAGCTTTTGAGTCCCTGCGTGTGACACTGCAAGAAATTATCTTAGCGCATGTTTCCCACTACATTAGAGAAGACCATGTAAGCTTCATTTTTATGTTCGTTTTGTGGTTTCTCAAGGATTTCTGGTATGGTTCAACTTCCTCAATTGCCAAAGTGGTTATGTTGGTGAAAATTTTGGTTCTTAGTTTTGTCATCATTGTTGGCTTCGTTAAGGGGGACCTGCACAACTGGAAGCTCACAGAAGAGGACTATGTAAAGGCTGGACTCAATGACACCTCAAGCTTGGGCCCTCTGGGCTCTGGAGGATTTGTGCCTTTTGGCTTCGAGGGGATTCTCCGTGGAGCAGCTACATGTTTCTATGCATTTATAGGTTTTGAGGAAATTGTTACCAGAGTTGAAAAAGTCCAGAACCCCCAACATTCTATCCCCAGGAGCATTGTGATTTCACTGTTAATCCTCTTTGTGCTGTATTTTGGTGTCTCTTTAGCAGTTACACTTATGGTGCCTTACTACCAGCTTCAACCTGGGAGCACCTTGCCTGAGGCATTTTTCCTTATTGGCTGGGCACCTGCGTACTATGTTGTagcttttggatttttctttagtttttttggaAATGCCTTCCGATTTATTTACCTCACCTATGACCTGTTATACGATATGGCAGTGGATGGACTCTTGTTCCCTGTCCTTACCAAGATCCTCAGTTGGAAATACTTCTACCGCATGATttatttgatctttattattattgcagTAATCATGGCCAGGTTCTTTGGACTCAATGATGTTGTGGACCTCATGTTTATTGGGTCCATGATATCTTACTCCATGGTTGCTATTTGTGTTCTCATCATCAGGTATCAGCCTGAGGTGAAGAAAGGGGGAAGTGAAGCAGAGGTGCAGGAGGAGAATGGACCTGTAGCAGAGAGGCTGACTCTACAACGACTACTTTTTCcaggcagccccacccccactccactctCTGGCCGGGTTGTCTGTGTTTGCTCTTCACTGCTTGCTCTGCTGCTCACTCTTCTTTGCCTGGTGCTGGCCCAGTGGCCAGTTCTGCTTTCTGGAGACCCAGTGTGGATCTCAGTGATTGTGCTACTCCTGGTGCTCATCATTGGGATCACTGGGGTCATCTGGAGACAGCCCCAGAGCCCCAGTCCCCTTCACTTTAAggtccctgctctgcctctcctcccagtACTGAGCATCTTCATGAATGTTTACCTTATGATGCAGGTGTCAGCTGCCACTTGGGCCCGATTTGGTGTCTGGATGCTGATTGGGTTTGCTCTGTACTTCAGCTATGCGATCCAGGAGAGCGTGGCCTCTAACCGTACTTATGCTAGGGCCAAAACTGTAAACTCTGAACTTTGTAGTTCCagtacctaa